In Halorientalis sp. LT38, a genomic segment contains:
- a CDS encoding CehA/McbA family metallohydrolase: MFAVDLHTHTRSFHGFESRPTPVDPAGARALAAVARYRGLDGLAFTNHDYATDYDVPGLVTIPGIEVSSSRGHVVVLGPDPPAATKVGGMDPPAVVDLAHDRGCVAIVAHPYRNSTVREVDAPFDAIEINGKHPRTRSWVERLAERHDLPTVGGSDAHYPFEVGRAHTLVDADELTPAAVVDAIRNDRVAPRIDTWLPHQLLRSVYRRIHSEKDHLTEPEWTSPGVGSPPGEE, encoded by the coding sequence GTGTTCGCAGTCGACCTCCACACGCATACGCGGTCGTTTCACGGGTTCGAGTCGCGTCCCACGCCGGTCGATCCGGCGGGCGCGCGGGCGCTGGCGGCCGTCGCCCGCTATCGCGGGCTCGACGGACTCGCCTTTACCAACCACGACTACGCCACCGACTACGACGTTCCAGGGCTCGTCACGATCCCCGGCATCGAAGTATCGAGTTCCCGGGGGCACGTCGTGGTGCTGGGGCCGGACCCGCCCGCGGCGACGAAGGTCGGCGGGATGGATCCCCCCGCGGTCGTCGACCTCGCGCACGATCGGGGCTGCGTCGCCATCGTCGCCCACCCCTATCGGAATAGCACGGTGCGGGAGGTCGACGCGCCGTTCGACGCCATCGAGATCAACGGCAAACACCCCCGGACGCGGAGCTGGGTCGAGCGGCTGGCCGAGCGCCACGACCTCCCCACCGTCGGCGGCAGCGACGCCCACTACCCCTTCGAGGTGGGCCGTGCCCACACGCTCGTGGACGCCGACGAGTTGACCCCGGCCGCGGTCGTCGACGCCATCCGGAACGATCGGGTCGCACCGCGGATCGATACCTGGCTCCCCCACCAGCTACTCAGATCGGTCTACCGCCGAATCCACAGCGAGAAAGATCACCTGACCGAGCCGGAGTGGACATCTCCCGGCGTCGGCTCGCCGCCCGGCGAGGAGTGA
- a CDS encoding diacylglycerol/lipid kinase family protein — protein sequence MTHPERATADADATAERVLVSNPVSGDAGHAERVRELAGEYGFAVRETEGEGDAIRFAAEAANEGADLVAAAGGDGTLNEVIRGLVRADALPEVEFAAVPAGTGNNFADNVGIEGIEHAFELIETGDRRRIDLGVADDAPFLNSAVCGLTADASADTDAEAKSELGVLAYVLETLRTAASFDGVSLDIEAFGAADGETKWTGTAVLLLVGNARCFPAQGRSQANVEDGLFDVAVVEKRPGSDLAGLARTAVLERVLGTDAEYVTRLRAPALSVQVIDDGPATFSLDGELQSVTEVDLRTKPSAVRLPVGPAYRPNPDAE from the coding sequence GTGACCCATCCCGAACGCGCGACGGCGGACGCCGACGCGACGGCCGAACGGGTACTGGTGTCGAATCCGGTGAGCGGCGACGCCGGGCACGCGGAGCGCGTCCGCGAACTGGCCGGAGAGTACGGCTTCGCCGTCCGCGAGACGGAAGGCGAGGGCGACGCGATTCGGTTCGCGGCCGAGGCAGCAAACGAGGGGGCCGACCTCGTCGCGGCGGCCGGCGGCGACGGCACCCTCAACGAGGTGATCCGCGGACTCGTCCGGGCCGACGCCCTCCCCGAGGTGGAGTTCGCCGCCGTCCCCGCCGGGACGGGCAACAACTTCGCCGACAACGTCGGCATCGAGGGAATCGAACACGCCTTCGAGTTGATCGAGACCGGAGATCGTCGCCGGATCGACCTCGGAGTGGCCGACGACGCGCCCTTCCTGAACTCCGCGGTCTGCGGGCTGACCGCCGACGCCAGCGCCGACACCGACGCCGAGGCCAAGTCCGAACTGGGCGTCCTGGCGTACGTCCTCGAGACCCTCCGGACGGCGGCGTCGTTCGACGGCGTCTCGCTCGACATCGAGGCCTTCGGTGCGGCCGACGGCGAGACCAAGTGGACCGGGACGGCCGTTCTCCTGCTCGTCGGCAACGCCCGCTGTTTCCCCGCGCAGGGCCGCAGCCAGGCCAACGTCGAGGACGGCCTGTTCGACGTGGCCGTCGTCGAGAAGCGGCCGGGATCGGACCTGGCCGGTCTCGCGCGCACGGCGGTGCTCGAACGGGTGCTCGGCACCGACGCCGAGTACGTGACTCGGCTGCGAGCGCCGGCGCTGTCCGTCCAGGTGATCGACGACGGCCCGGCCACGTTCAGCCTCGACGGGGAACTCCAGTCAGTCACCGAGGTCGACCTGCGGACGAAGCCGTCGGCCGTCCGGCTCCCGGTCGGGCCGGCCTATCGGCCGAACCCCGACGCGGAGTGA
- the idi gene encoding isopentenyl-diphosphate Delta-isomerase, translated as MSSEETPGAAESGGADDPEHENARQAVVRVDADDEELGTVNRLDAHTGDGIRHRAFTSLLFDEDDNILLAQRSPDKRLWDTYWDGTVASHPVQGQSQEDATRQRLEEELGVTPDQYDDLRVTDRFEYKRYYPTEGVEWEVCAVLQATLTDRSLDPDPDEVAGIMWVPYERLRENPRWYRQLRLCPWFEIAMRRDD; from the coding sequence ATGAGTTCAGAGGAAACGCCCGGAGCGGCTGAGTCCGGGGGGGCCGACGACCCCGAACACGAGAACGCCCGGCAGGCGGTCGTCCGGGTCGACGCGGACGACGAGGAACTCGGGACGGTGAACCGACTCGACGCCCACACGGGCGACGGGATCCGCCACCGCGCCTTCACGTCCCTGCTGTTCGACGAGGACGACAACATCCTGCTCGCACAGCGCAGCCCCGACAAGCGCCTCTGGGACACCTACTGGGACGGCACCGTCGCCTCCCACCCGGTCCAGGGCCAGAGCCAGGAGGACGCCACGCGCCAGCGCCTCGAGGAGGAACTGGGCGTCACGCCCGACCAGTACGACGACCTCCGGGTGACCGACCGCTTCGAGTACAAGCGCTACTACCCGACCGAGGGCGTCGAGTGGGAGGTCTGTGCCGTGCTGCAGGCCACCCTGACCGACCGCTCGCTCGACCCGGACCCCGACGAGGTGGCCGGGATCATGTGGGTACCCTACGAGCGCCTCCGCGAGAACCCGCGCTGGTACCGCCAGCTCCGCCTCTGTCCCTGGTTCGAGATCGCGATGCGGCGCGACGACTGA
- a CDS encoding carboxypeptidase regulatory-like domain-containing protein: MQPAAATDVSTQTDGPEFDEATAEVTKTTLFTNKVSKVTVGFTAPEGETVDITVADKTETVTATGDHQDVTVRVGAYFFFGEHYPVDVSASIEGGETVEGTLNEGDGEITLKEPDTDPAPPNLDVSGLSTNSPVTEGETLTVDATVTNNGEEAGTQTVELDVAGGVQDSTEVSLDAGASTDVSLTWTTASGDAGDYTATVSSDNDSETAAVTVNEPVTTGTIAGTVTDAGGSAIEGATVTADGQSTTTAADGSYSLTVEAGDYTVDANADGFNPSSQTVTVNAEETTTADFSLEAQVTDGTVEGTVTDAGGSAIEGATVSAGGQSTTTAADGSYSLTLTEGDYSVEANADGFNPSSQSVTVTAGETTTADFALEAQVTDGTIAGTVTDAGGSAIEGATVSAGGQSTTTAADGSYSLTLTEGDYTVEASADGFQSDSQSVTVTAGETTTADFALDAVVTEGDIAGTVTDADGSAIEGATVTAGGQSTTTAADGSYTLTLEEGDYTVEANADGYVADSQTVTVTAGETTTADFALEAEGPTYQSFTAYTEDGYIDVGTDENAGYGEIPECPNGELQDTANFSSCVKFNASFDQSTGDYTVAPEDFTFPVIDFSSNTLGPVPTNNTASDTITGSLDTSTGESTFNAPIFAELQLGTDGCGIPVNVAGTTGQSGALTGSPADPATFDANGTAEATLVDNELEVPATEGCGILGGTIDDDVGLPAPSGENEVVLELYIEFHEEPLN; encoded by the coding sequence ATGCAGCCCGCAGCCGCGACAGACGTATCGACACAGACAGACGGGCCGGAGTTCGACGAGGCGACGGCCGAAGTGACGAAGACGACGCTCTTTACGAACAAGGTATCCAAGGTGACCGTCGGCTTCACCGCTCCTGAGGGGGAAACGGTGGATATCACGGTCGCCGACAAGACCGAGACCGTGACGGCCACGGGCGATCACCAGGATGTGACCGTCCGCGTGGGCGCGTACTTCTTCTTCGGTGAGCACTACCCGGTCGACGTCTCCGCGTCCATCGAGGGCGGCGAGACGGTCGAGGGGACGCTCAACGAGGGCGACGGCGAGATCACGCTCAAGGAGCCGGACACCGATCCGGCGCCGCCGAACCTGGACGTCTCAGGTCTGAGCACGAACTCGCCGGTGACCGAAGGCGAGACGCTGACGGTCGACGCGACCGTTACGAACAACGGTGAGGAAGCCGGCACGCAGACCGTCGAGCTCGACGTCGCCGGTGGCGTCCAGGACAGCACGGAAGTGTCCCTGGACGCCGGTGCGAGCACCGACGTCTCGCTCACGTGGACGACCGCGTCCGGTGACGCGGGCGACTACACCGCCACGGTCAGCTCCGACAACGACAGCGAGACCGCGGCCGTGACCGTCAACGAGCCGGTCACGACCGGAACCATCGCGGGCACCGTCACCGACGCGGGCGGCAGCGCTATCGAAGGCGCGACCGTCACGGCCGACGGCCAGTCCACGACGACCGCCGCCGACGGCAGCTACTCGCTGACCGTCGAGGCGGGCGACTACACGGTCGACGCCAACGCGGACGGCTTCAACCCGTCCTCGCAGACCGTCACCGTGAACGCGGAGGAGACGACCACCGCGGACTTCTCGCTCGAAGCGCAGGTCACTGACGGCACGGTCGAAGGGACCGTCACCGACGCGGGCGGCAGCGCCATCGAAGGCGCGACCGTCTCCGCCGGTGGCCAGTCCACGACCACCGCCGCCGACGGCAGCTACTCGCTGACCCTCACCGAGGGTGACTACTCCGTCGAGGCCAACGCTGACGGCTTCAACCCGTCCTCGCAGTCCGTCACCGTGACGGCCGGCGAGACGACCACCGCCGACTTCGCGCTCGAAGCGCAGGTCACGGACGGCACGATCGCGGGCACCGTCACCGACGCGGGCGGCAGCGCCATCGAAGGCGCGACCGTCTCCGCCGGTGGCCAGTCCACGACCACGGCCGCCGACGGCAGCTACTCGCTGACCCTCACGGAAGGCGACTACACGGTCGAAGCCAGCGCCGACGGCTTCCAGTCCGACTCGCAGTCCGTCACCGTGACGGCCGGCGAGACGACCACCGCCGACTTCGCGCTCGATGCGGTCGTGACCGAGGGTGACATCGCAGGTACCGTCACCGACGCGGACGGCAGCGCCATCGAAGGCGCGACCGTCACCGCGGGCGGCCAGTCCACGACGACTGCCGCCGACGGCAGCTACACGCTGACGCTCGAGGAAGGCGACTACACGGTCGAAGCCAACGCGGACGGCTACGTGGCCGACTCGCAGACCGTCACCGTGACGGCTGGCGAGACGACCACCGCCGACTTCGCGCTCGAGGCGGAAGGTCCGACCTACCAGTCGTTCACGGCCTACACCGAGGACGGCTACATCGACGTGGGGACGGACGAGAACGCCGGCTACGGCGAGATCCCGGAGTGTCCGAACGGCGAACTCCAGGACACGGCGAACTTCAGTAGCTGTGTGAAGTTCAACGCGAGCTTCGACCAGTCGACCGGCGACTACACCGTCGCACCGGAGGACTTCACCTTCCCCGTGATCGACTTCTCGTCGAACACGCTGGGTCCGGTGCCGACCAACAACACGGCCTCCGACACGATCACCGGCTCGCTCGACACCTCGACCGGTGAGAGTACGTTCAACGCGCCGATCTTCGCCGAGCTCCAGCTCGGCACCGACGGCTGTGGCATCCCGGTCAACGTCGCGGGGACGACCGGCCAGAGCGGTGCTCTGACCGGCTCGCCCGCCGACCCGGCCACCTTCGACGCGAACGGCACGGCCGAAGCCACGCTCGTCGACAACGAGCTCGAGGTGCCCGCCACCGAAGGGTGTGGCATCCTCGGCGGCACGATCGACGACGACGTCGGTCTGCCCGCGCCGTCCGGCGAGAACGAGGTCGTCCTGGAACTCTACATCGAGTTCCACGAGGAACCGCTGAACTGA